The following proteins are co-located in the Dehalococcoidales bacterium genome:
- a CDS encoding rubredoxin, which yields MAKYKCLFCGWVYDPAIGDPDGGIAAGTPFEEIPDDWKCPVCKVGKSSFKKID from the coding sequence ATGGCTAAGTACAAGTGCTTATTTTGCGGATGGGTTTATGATCCGGCTATCGGCGATCCGGATGGCGGCATAGCTGCCGGTACGCCATTTGAGGAAATACCGGATGATTGGAAGTGTCCTGTCTGTAAAGTGGGTAAAAGCTCGTTTAAGAAGATCGACTGA
- a CDS encoding transcriptional repressor gives MKRSIQREAILRVLVNTSSHPTAEWIHEQVKREIPNIGLATVYRNLRLLKETGEVSEMLVSNGTAHFDGNTNNHYHFRCNQCGRILDIDDPVDDTIEERITSRTGLKVTNHYLEFTGLCLDCQGLENVTG, from the coding sequence ATGAAGAGATCAATACAGAGAGAAGCTATCCTTAGAGTACTGGTAAATACTTCGTCACATCCTACTGCAGAATGGATACACGAGCAGGTTAAGCGGGAGATCCCCAACATAGGTTTAGCTACGGTGTACCGCAATCTAAGATTACTGAAAGAGACCGGTGAGGTATCTGAGATGCTTGTGTCTAACGGCACAGCGCATTTTGACGGTAATACGAATAACCACTACCATTTCCGCTGTAATCAATGCGGGCGAATTCTGGATATTGATGATCCTGTCGATGACACGATTGAGGAGAGGATCACCAGCAGGACAGGACTTAAAGTAACTAACCACTATCTGGAGTTTACCGGCCTCTGTCTGGATTGCCAGGGACTTGAAAATGTCACTGGTTAA
- a CDS encoding MBL fold metallo-hydrolase, which translates to MVVKLKEGVYWVGVVDWALRHFHGHELSTHRGSSYNSYLIVDEKTVLVDTVWGPFQNQLIKNIAELVDPSKIDIVVANHAESDHSGSLPGVMRHTPNATLIVSPRGKESIEGHYHQQWNFKTVKTGDRVNIGKNELVFVEAPMLHWPDSMFTYLAGANILMPNDAFGQHYAAAFPFNDQVDQTELYEEALKYYANILTPFSAMVAKKIDEVLALNLPVDMIAPSHGIIWRKDPLQIITKYQEWAAQKPEQSAVIIYDTMWEGTRQMAEAIGEGIAAEGLQYKLFHVGLSDRNDVLTEIFKAGAVIVGSPTLNQGVLPTIRPILEDLRGMKFQNKVGAAFGSYGWSGEGVAIIEDHLKLCKIPLAAEGVKAKWQPKQDDLSLCRELGSKVAKGIRG; encoded by the coding sequence ATGGTGGTCAAATTGAAAGAAGGTGTCTACTGGGTTGGTGTGGTCGACTGGGCGTTGAGGCACTTCCACGGTCATGAACTGTCCACTCACCGTGGCTCCTCATATAACTCGTATTTGATCGTTGATGAAAAGACGGTTCTGGTTGATACGGTCTGGGGTCCTTTTCAGAACCAGCTGATTAAGAACATCGCAGAGCTGGTCGATCCGTCTAAGATTGATATCGTCGTAGCCAACCATGCCGAGTCCGACCACTCCGGTAGCCTGCCTGGAGTGATGAGGCATACGCCGAACGCTACACTAATTGTGTCACCGCGAGGCAAGGAGAGCATTGAAGGGCATTATCATCAGCAGTGGAACTTTAAAACAGTGAAGACAGGGGACAGGGTCAATATCGGCAAGAATGAGCTTGTCTTTGTTGAAGCTCCTATGCTTCACTGGCCCGATAGCATGTTTACTTACCTGGCCGGGGCCAATATCTTGATGCCGAACGACGCTTTTGGGCAACACTACGCCGCGGCATTTCCTTTTAACGACCAGGTAGATCAGACTGAGCTTTACGAGGAAGCGTTAAAATACTATGCCAATATACTCACTCCGTTTAGTGCCATGGTGGCAAAGAAAATTGATGAAGTGCTGGCGCTCAACTTACCGGTCGATATGATAGCACCCAGCCATGGTATTATCTGGCGTAAGGATCCGCTGCAAATCATAACCAAGTACCAGGAATGGGCTGCACAAAAGCCTGAACAGAGTGCTGTTATTATTTATGACACCATGTGGGAAGGAACGAGACAAATGGCCGAAGCGATCGGTGAAGGTATTGCTGCCGAAGGTTTGCAGTACAAACTGTTTCATGTCGGCTTATCGGACCGGAATGATGTTTTAACGGAGATATTTAAAGCCGGGGCCGTTATAGTCGGATCACCTACTTTGAATCAGGGGGTACTGCCGACAATAAGGCCGATACTTGAGGACCTGAGGGGTATGAAATTCCAGAATAAGGTCGGGGCTGCCTTCGGTTCATACGGGTGGAGTGGAGAAGGTGTGGCAATCATTGAGGATCACCTGAAACTCTGTAAGATTCCATTAGCTGCGGAAGGGGTCAAAGCCAAATGGCAGCCGAAGCAGGATGATCTTTCTCTATGCCGGGAGCTTGGCAGCAAAGTCGCAAAAGGTATCAGAGGTTAA
- a CDS encoding rubredoxin — MAKLDKYECTVCGYVYDPELGDPEGDIAPGTPFDELPDDWVCPVCGAGKSDFEKIKN, encoded by the coding sequence ATGGCGAAATTGGATAAGTACGAGTGTACCGTCTGCGGTTACGTCTATGACCCGGAGCTGGGTGACCCGGAGGGTGATATCGCGCCGGGGACACCGTTTGATGAACTCCCTGATGATTGGGTTTGTCCGGTCTGTGGGGCAGGCAAGAGCGATTTTGAGAAAATAAAAAACTAG
- a CDS encoding ferritin family protein: MGIDQDRTLQVLQVAIKMEIDGKQFYLKASRESGNELGRKLLESLAAEEDVHRQNFEKIYDSIRVKQGWPGTDFKPDEGKRLRTVFADAIEKTGTEVDAATTEIDAVKTAMAMENKTGDYYKVQGQAATHDAERNFYQALVAEERAHYLVLLDYYEYLSDPAGWFVRKEHPSLDGG, from the coding sequence ATGGGAATCGATCAGGACAGGACGTTACAGGTGTTACAGGTTGCCATCAAAATGGAGATAGACGGCAAGCAGTTCTATCTCAAAGCCAGCCGGGAGAGCGGTAATGAGTTGGGTAGGAAGCTGTTGGAATCGCTGGCTGCCGAGGAGGATGTTCACCGGCAGAATTTTGAGAAGATATATGACTCCATACGGGTCAAGCAGGGTTGGCCCGGCACCGATTTTAAGCCGGACGAGGGCAAGCGGCTGAGAACGGTATTTGCCGACGCAATAGAGAAAACGGGAACCGAGGTTGATGCTGCCACCACAGAAATTGATGCGGTAAAGACGGCCATGGCAATGGAAAACAAGACCGGTGACTATTACAAAGTGCAGGGTCAGGCTGCTACCCATGATGCCGAGCGGAATTTCTATCAGGCGCTGGTTGCCGAAGAACGAGCGCACTACCTGGTTCTGCTTGACTACTATGAATACCTCAGCGATCCGGCGGGCTGGTTTGTTCGTAAAGAGCACCCCTCTCTGGACGGCGGTTGA
- a CDS encoding flavin reductase encodes MNPKALHKLSYGLYVVTSRKGEKLNGQIANSVFQITSEPPTIAISINKTNLTWEYIKASGAFAVSVLGQDTPLSFIGQFGFKSGREVNKLSGINYKSGQTGSPLILDNTVSYLEAKVTGEMDVGTHTIFIGEVVDGEVLNDKPCMTYEYYHQVKRGTTPKTAPSYVEEKKEEESKKMTKYRCSVCGWIYDPAVGDPDGGIAAGTPFEQIPDDWKCPVCGAAKSEFEKVD; translated from the coding sequence GTGAATCCAAAGGCTCTTCACAAACTAAGTTATGGCTTGTATGTAGTGACATCCCGAAAGGGCGAGAAGCTTAACGGTCAGATCGCTAACAGCGTCTTTCAGATAACTTCTGAACCCCCCACGATTGCCATAAGCATCAATAAGACAAATCTAACCTGGGAATATATCAAAGCAAGCGGCGCATTTGCCGTATCGGTACTCGGTCAAGATACTCCTCTGTCCTTCATAGGGCAGTTCGGCTTCAAATCAGGCAGGGAAGTCAATAAACTGTCGGGCATAAATTATAAATCAGGTCAAACCGGATCACCGCTGATTTTGGATAACACCGTCTCGTATCTGGAAGCTAAAGTAACCGGAGAAATGGATGTCGGTACCCACACTATTTTTATCGGAGAAGTAGTGGACGGAGAGGTATTGAATGATAAGCCCTGCATGACGTATGAATACTATCATCAGGTCAAGCGGGGGACAACGCCGAAAACAGCCCCCAGCTATGTAGAAGAGAAAAAAGAGGAGGAATCCAAGAAAATGACCAAGTATAGGTGTTCGGTTTGCGGATGGATATATGATCCGGCTGTCGGTGATCCGGATGGCGGTATAGCTGCCGGTACGCCGTTTGAACAGATACCTGACGATTGGAAGTGCCCTGTCTGCGGGGCAGCGAAGAGTGAATTCGAAAAGGTTGATTGA
- the dnaN gene encoding DNA polymerase III subunit beta: MRLTCLQENLSRGLNVVGRAVAVRTTLPITGNVLLATDKSRLKLTATNLEMATSCWIGAKIEEEGEITVPARLLTEFVASLPNEKIEISLSPRTKTLELKCARFEARISGVDAADFPPIPKVEAVVTTKVEVEALQRGITQVVFAAATEESRPVLTGVDADFDGDLLTLAAADGFRLAVHKLPLVLPVAKKAKVIIPARTLAELNRLMADQEEPVEIIVDPNKSQALFRLKNIELVSQMVQGTFPNYAQLIPQSYSTRSVVDVASFLRATKTASIFARDGSGIVRLLIIPGSGDLTTGKMTITARSEEVGDDVGEIDAIVEGGEAKVAFNGKYLSDVLGVLREEQVALEVTNPSSPGVIRPVGVDNYIHVVMPMFVQW, translated from the coding sequence ATGAGGTTGACTTGCCTTCAGGAGAACCTGAGTCGCGGATTGAATGTGGTGGGCAGAGCGGTAGCGGTGCGCACAACCCTACCGATAACCGGTAATGTCCTTCTGGCTACGGATAAGTCCCGGCTGAAACTTACGGCGACCAATCTGGAGATGGCCACTTCCTGCTGGATCGGTGCCAAAATAGAAGAAGAAGGGGAGATTACTGTTCCGGCACGGCTGCTCACTGAGTTCGTTGCCTCTCTTCCTAATGAGAAGATTGAAATCAGCCTTTCCCCGCGTACCAAGACACTGGAGTTGAAGTGTGCCCGCTTTGAGGCTCGTATCAGCGGCGTCGATGCGGCGGATTTCCCACCGATACCAAAGGTGGAGGCGGTAGTGACTACTAAGGTTGAAGTGGAGGCCTTGCAGCGGGGTATTACCCAGGTTGTCTTTGCTGCGGCTACGGAAGAGTCCCGTCCGGTTCTTACCGGAGTCGACGCTGATTTTGACGGTGATTTGCTCACCCTGGCAGCGGCCGATGGCTTCCGGTTGGCGGTGCATAAGCTGCCCCTTGTCCTCCCGGTCGCTAAAAAGGCCAAGGTTATTATTCCGGCACGGACCCTCGCTGAACTGAACCGGCTTATGGCTGACCAGGAGGAGCCTGTTGAGATAATAGTGGACCCCAATAAGAGCCAGGCGCTGTTCCGTCTGAAGAACATCGAGCTGGTATCCCAGATGGTCCAGGGAACTTTCCCCAATTATGCTCAGCTCATTCCCCAGAGCTACAGCACCCGGTCGGTGGTTGACGTAGCATCCTTCTTGAGGGCGACTAAGACAGCCTCTATCTTCGCCCGCGATGGCAGCGGTATTGTCCGTCTGCTGATTATCCCCGGCAGTGGTGATCTGACCACGGGCAAGATGACCATTACCGCCCGCTCGGAGGAAGTGGGTGACGATGTCGGCGAAATCGATGCTATTGTTGAGGGTGGAGAGGCGAAGGTTGCCTTTAACGGTAAATACTTATCCGATGTGCTCGGTGTGCTCCGTGAAGAGCAGGTGGCTCTTGAGGTTACCAATCCGTCCAGCCCCGGCGTGATACGTCCGGTGGGTGTGGACAACTATATCCACGTCGTAATGCCGATGTTCGTGCAATGGTAA
- a CDS encoding asparagine synthase-related protein, giving the protein MGLIFGVVSRNGDEVSTTANRMMRNIDHSNSDSSWLVSNGAPATGNATLKRVCDQALGQASFATEGFPEAPAFDRGHGLAVLCEGNLYNIQELKRSLKTGRKSHLKNASEIVARLLADNYHGDLKTTVKQIAPFLDGAYLLAASDGRQTVVLRDMSGLRPAFYAQNSRLIAFASLKKLLWDIGLRNVKPLRAGTLACFSKKGVILEDVCSTPVWGGENQIEDMATSVDYYCDFVREAVSKRIRGLKKVGVLMSGGVDSCLMAKLVKDMAVEREIEVTAYTAGVDGTSDIEYARQFARELGLRHRVFSMSQDIIESCIPQVALAVEERDMVQIEAGIGIYAALKVASQDETYQVFSGQGPDELWGGYTWYPNIIAAEGHEGLRKRMQDDWQRGDIETFDRENKIALAHRSEQLFPYCDAKIVGLAANVSPRLKVKSADDRIGKHTHREAAVRLGVPEEVAYRTKNAAQHGTGVHDTLSTISRKNGFTPELVSRVGYSNEKVSGEKLASSSRYGYRYADTHLWQVPDHIQFFFDSIAYKKGLLNEAERSAIGQFLQKAGMQ; this is encoded by the coding sequence ATGGGATTGATATTTGGTGTTGTCAGTCGAAATGGAGATGAGGTTAGTACTACGGCCAATCGCATGATGCGAAATATTGACCACAGTAATTCCGATAGCTCCTGGCTTGTCAGTAACGGAGCACCGGCAACCGGTAACGCTACTCTCAAGCGCGTTTGCGATCAGGCACTGGGTCAGGCATCTTTTGCCACGGAAGGATTTCCCGAGGCCCCGGCTTTTGATCGAGGCCATGGGCTGGCGGTGCTATGTGAAGGGAATCTTTATAATATTCAGGAGTTGAAGAGGTCTCTGAAAACGGGGCGTAAATCTCATTTGAAAAATGCTTCTGAGATTGTCGCACGTCTCCTGGCGGATAATTATCATGGTGACCTAAAGACCACTGTGAAACAGATAGCGCCGTTTCTGGATGGGGCTTACCTGCTGGCGGCAAGTGACGGCAGGCAGACCGTGGTTCTGCGTGACATGAGCGGTCTTCGGCCGGCCTTCTATGCTCAAAACAGCCGGTTGATAGCATTTGCCTCGTTAAAGAAGCTTCTCTGGGATATCGGGCTTCGCAACGTGAAGCCGCTGCGGGCAGGGACTCTAGCCTGCTTTAGTAAGAAAGGTGTTATCCTTGAAGATGTGTGCTCCACACCAGTATGGGGTGGTGAAAACCAGATAGAAGATATGGCAACCTCCGTCGACTACTATTGCGATTTTGTTAGAGAGGCTGTGAGCAAGAGGATTCGAGGATTGAAGAAGGTGGGGGTACTCATGTCGGGTGGGGTAGACAGCTGCTTGATGGCCAAGCTGGTTAAGGACATGGCGGTTGAGAGGGAAATAGAGGTAACAGCCTATACGGCGGGTGTTGATGGTACCAGTGATATTGAATATGCCAGGCAGTTTGCCCGGGAACTCGGCCTCAGACATAGAGTTTTTAGTATGAGTCAGGATATTATTGAGTCTTGCATCCCGCAGGTAGCCCTGGCGGTTGAAGAGAGGGATATGGTTCAAATAGAAGCCGGCATCGGAATCTATGCTGCGCTGAAGGTTGCCAGCCAGGATGAAACATATCAGGTTTTCTCCGGTCAGGGTCCGGATGAGTTATGGGGTGGCTACACGTGGTATCCCAATATCATTGCGGCGGAGGGTCATGAAGGCTTGCGAAAAAGAATGCAGGATGATTGGCAGAGAGGTGACATTGAGACGTTCGATAGGGAGAACAAGATTGCTTTAGCCCATAGGTCGGAGCAACTATTCCCCTATTGCGATGCCAAGATAGTCGGGTTGGCGGCGAATGTCTCTCCGCGTCTGAAAGTAAAATCGGCCGACGATAGAATCGGTAAGCATACCCACCGGGAAGCGGCAGTAAGATTGGGAGTTCCTGAGGAGGTTGCCTACAGAACAAAAAATGCCGCTCAGCATGGCACAGGCGTCCACGATACCCTCAGTACTATCTCACGTAAGAATGGTTTTACTCCGGAGCTGGTCTCTCGTGTTGGATACAGTAATGAAAAGGTCTCCGGAGAAAAGCTGGCCAGCTCCAGCCGCTACGGGTATCGGTACGCAGATACACACTTGTGGCAGGTGCCCGATCATATCCAGTTCTTTTTTGATTCGATTGCCTACAAGAAGGGACTGCTCAATGAGGCGGAAAGGTCCGCCATAGGTCAGTTCCTGCAAAAGGCGGGAATGCAATAG
- a CDS encoding ABC transporter ATP-binding protein: MLKIKQLAVAVGKKEILHDINMTIGTGETHVLFGPNGSGKTTLLAALMGFPKYRIVRGSITFQGKDITGLSLDERARLGIGMSFQRPPVVRGVKMSDMVTACLKGRGDAETVAKLAKRTDLEDFLDREINYGFSGGEIKRSEMMQLLAQRPKLALLDEPESGVDLENIVLIGELINELLEKHCPIPDRKCMGLIITHTGHILDYVNARTGYVMCDGRISCQGDPHEILQTIKESGYGSCVNCLLRRHPNV; the protein is encoded by the coding sequence ATGCTGAAGATTAAGCAACTGGCGGTGGCGGTGGGGAAGAAGGAAATCCTTCACGACATAAATATGACGATAGGTACCGGTGAGACCCATGTTCTCTTCGGTCCTAACGGCAGCGGCAAGACTACTCTGCTGGCGGCGCTGATGGGTTTTCCCAAGTACCGGATAGTAAGAGGCAGTATTACCTTTCAGGGTAAGGATATAACCGGGTTATCGCTTGATGAGCGTGCCCGTTTAGGTATCGGCATGTCTTTCCAGCGCCCGCCGGTGGTGCGGGGGGTAAAGATGAGCGATATGGTCACCGCCTGTCTCAAGGGGCGGGGAGATGCCGAGACTGTCGCCAAGCTGGCGAAACGGACTGACCTGGAGGACTTTCTGGATAGGGAAATAAACTACGGGTTCTCCGGGGGGGAGATAAAACGCTCCGAGATGATGCAGCTCCTGGCGCAGAGGCCGAAGCTGGCTCTGCTTGATGAGCCGGAGTCCGGCGTTGACCTGGAAAACATTGTTCTTATCGGCGAGTTGATCAATGAACTCCTGGAAAAACACTGCCCGATTCCGGACCGAAAATGTATGGGGCTTATCATTACTCATACCGGTCATATCCTGGATTACGTGAACGCCCGCACCGGTTATGTTATGTGCGACGGCAGAATCAGCTGTCAGGGTGACCCTCATGAAATACTGCAGACCATCAAGGAAAGCGGCTACGGGTCATGTGTCAATTGTCTGTTGAGGAGGCACCCGAATGTCTGA
- a CDS encoding Hsp20/alpha crystallin family protein gives MLVQRWDPFRDLTQMEDTVNRLWRGLGGVPSYREGVEDWNILIDVIQKGDELVVKASIPGIKPDEIDVAVEDNLLTLRAERKADSEGEQSRYLIQERPTGSFYRALRLPQTVDTNKIESEYENGVLIIRMPKAEEKKKKQIQIKVGGSTKAIEGSSKK, from the coding sequence ATGTTAGTACAGAGATGGGACCCGTTTAGAGATTTAACTCAGATGGAGGATACGGTGAATCGGCTTTGGCGCGGTTTAGGAGGTGTGCCGTCTTACCGCGAGGGCGTGGAAGACTGGAATATTCTGATTGATGTCATTCAAAAGGGTGACGAGCTAGTCGTAAAGGCTTCGATACCGGGTATCAAGCCGGACGAAATTGATGTTGCTGTAGAAGATAATCTGCTGACATTAAGGGCGGAGAGGAAAGCAGATTCGGAAGGCGAGCAATCAAGATATCTGATACAGGAGAGGCCGACAGGCTCATTCTACCGGGCGCTTCGATTACCCCAGACGGTAGACACCAATAAGATCGAGTCCGAATATGAGAATGGTGTTCTGATCATAAGAATGCCTAAGGCTGAGGAAAAGAAGAAGAAACAGATTCAGATCAAGGTAGGTGGCAGTACCAAAGCCATCGAGGGTAGTAGCAAGAAATAA
- a CDS encoding SufD family Fe-S cluster assembly protein, translated as MSEIKSSESYRKKAKAAAAKPAAFGEDIDLSAYLTSAEEQPYQPDPEQLPAQAREHMLEAGVVLDDTSQRSGTYIQMDNTPVHSSIRGDGVEVIPISQALKKYDWLSDYWWRAVAVDTDKYTANVELNRGDGYFIRALAGHKTVFPVQACLYLAKARLAQNVHNIVIAEEGSELDIITGCTTASREDPGLHMGVSEFYIKRGAKVTFTMIHSWNPAVAVRPRTGIIVEEDGLFLSNYVLMKPIHSLQMNPSARCVGENATVRYNSILVAGKGSSLDVGSRVFLEAKGAKTEIISRAITTGGDIIARGFIDGGAPEVKGHLECRGLILNNGGMIHAIPELKGNLAGIDLSHEAAVGKIAEEEVEYLMARGLTRTEATATIVRGFLRVDIQGLPPTLGAEIDRTVEASEKEVM; from the coding sequence ATGTCTGAGATAAAGTCGTCGGAGTCATATCGGAAAAAGGCTAAAGCGGCGGCGGCTAAACCGGCTGCCTTCGGTGAAGATATCGATTTGAGCGCCTACCTTACCTCAGCCGAAGAACAGCCTTACCAGCCGGACCCGGAACAGCTTCCGGCTCAGGCCAGGGAGCATATGCTGGAGGCAGGGGTTGTTCTGGATGATACCAGCCAGAGGTCGGGGACCTATATCCAGATGGACAATACCCCGGTTCACAGCTCAATCAGAGGAGATGGTGTCGAGGTAATACCTATCAGCCAGGCGTTAAAGAAGTACGACTGGCTGTCCGATTACTGGTGGCGGGCGGTTGCCGTGGATACCGATAAGTACACCGCCAACGTTGAGCTGAACCGTGGCGACGGTTATTTTATCAGGGCGCTAGCCGGTCATAAGACCGTCTTTCCGGTACAGGCCTGTCTCTATCTGGCCAAGGCGCGTCTGGCGCAGAATGTGCACAACATTGTTATCGCTGAGGAAGGCTCAGAGCTTGATATTATTACCGGCTGCACCACCGCATCCAGGGAAGACCCCGGGCTGCATATGGGGGTATCCGAGTTCTATATCAAAAGAGGGGCTAAGGTTACCTTTACCATGATACACAGCTGGAACCCGGCGGTGGCAGTCCGCCCCCGCACCGGGATTATTGTGGAGGAGGACGGCCTTTTCTTGAGCAACTACGTACTGATGAAACCGATTCACTCTTTGCAGATGAATCCGTCCGCCAGGTGTGTCGGTGAGAATGCTACTGTCAGGTATAACAGCATCCTGGTCGCCGGCAAGGGATCGTCGCTGGACGTCGGCTCCAGAGTATTCCTGGAGGCTAAAGGTGCTAAGACAGAAATCATATCGCGTGCCATCACCACCGGGGGTGACATTATTGCCCGTGGCTTTATCGATGGTGGTGCTCCTGAGGTAAAGGGGCACCTCGAGTGCCGGGGGCTCATTCTAAATAATGGCGGTATGATTCACGCCATACCCGAGCTTAAGGGTAATCTGGCCGGTATTGACCTCTCCCACGAAGCGGCGGTAGGTAAGATTGCTGAGGAGGAAGTTGAGTATCTGATGGCGCGGGGACTGACTCGTACCGAGGCTACCGCTACCATCGTCCGCGGCTTTCTCAGGGTGGATATCCAGGGGTTACCGCCCACGCTGGGTGCCGAGATTGATCGTACCGTTGAGGCCAGTGAAAAAGAGGTAATGTAA
- a CDS encoding flavin reductase family protein, producing MNAQALHKLGYGMYVVASKQGNRLNAQIANTVFQITSEPATVAVSINKSNLTHQFIQESRVFTASVLRRETPLSFVGRFGFKSGRDSDKLEGVDYRIGKTGAPLVIENAVAYLEAKVIQEVDVGSHTIFIGNIVDADVISDEASMTYEYYHQVKRGTTPRTAPSYIEEKRR from the coding sequence GTGAATGCTCAAGCTTTACATAAATTAGGTTATGGCATGTATGTCGTTGCCTCGAAGCAGGGGAATCGGCTCAACGCTCAAATCGCCAACACCGTGTTCCAGATAACCTCCGAGCCGGCGACGGTTGCCGTAAGCATCAACAAGAGTAACCTGACCCACCAGTTTATCCAGGAGAGCAGGGTCTTTACGGCCTCTGTCCTGCGCCGGGAGACTCCCCTCTCTTTCGTGGGACGCTTTGGCTTCAAGTCGGGCCGGGATTCCGATAAGCTCGAGGGAGTTGATTACAGGATAGGTAAGACCGGTGCTCCTCTGGTTATCGAAAACGCCGTTGCCTATCTGGAGGCTAAAGTAATTCAAGAAGTAGATGTGGGCAGTCATACCATTTTTATCGGCAATATCGTCGATGCCGATGTTATCAGCGATGAGGCTTCTATGACCTACGAGTATTATCACCAGGTCAAACGGGGCACCACGCCCAGGACTGCTCCCAGCTATATTGAAGAGAAAAGGAGGTAG